The Geothrix sp. genome has a window encoding:
- a CDS encoding CusA/CzcA family heavy metal efflux RND transporter, translating into MSGNVAYDPEHPTFLQRIIRFSAENRWLVMAASAVLLAMSFWTMRNIPLDALPDLSDTQVIVYSKWDRSPDIVEDQVTYPIVTSLLGAPKVKAVRALSDFGFSYVYVIFEDGTDIYWARSRTLEYLSKITSSLPPGVQTSIGPDATSVGWIYQYALVDHSGKHSTDELRSLQDWFLRYSVQSTPGVAEVATVGGQARQFQVQVDPNKLAAYKIPIESVIGAVKGANAEVGGRLVEYSGREYMVRGRGYVKTTKDLEQAVLKAENGTPVRLSEVATVSLGPEMRRGITDLDGHGDVVGGIVVMRQGENALNVIERVKTKLGELKKGLPEGVEIVPVYDRSELINHAIKTVKHKLIEEMIVVSIIILIFLWHVPSALVPIITIPVSVALAFIPMYAIGQNANLMSLAGIAISIGVLVDGAIVEVENAYKKIEKWIEAGKPGSFYEVRLAALMEVGPSVFFSLLVVAVSFMPIFTLLDQEGRLFKPLAYSKNLAMAIAALLALTLDPAMRMMFARVEPFRFKPKWLAWTFTQVAVGKYYAEEKHPISVFLHRIYEGPCRFVVKHAKATIAVAVLLVLGTIPAFMGLGSEFMPPLNEGTLLYMPSTLPGLSQTEAQRILQVQDRLIRTVPEVERVFGKAGRADTATDPAPFSMMETVIILKPEEQWREKPRWFSSWAPNFMKAVLRPIWRDRITQEDIVAELDRVVKLPAIPNAWTMPIKARLDMLSTGIRTPVGLKINGADLGTIQKVAVDAERILAGVPGTRSAFAERTAQGYFLDFVLKRDQLARYGLSVEQANMLVMTAIGGDNQSTVYDGRARYPVNVRYARDYRESPDALKRVLIPAPNGAMIPMEEIAELKWANGPAMIRDENGQMNGYVLVDFDTSKFDVGTYVQHAKAAVEKDLKLPAGYSLTWSGQYENMIRVKERLKVILPITLVLIFGLLYANTKSAFKASVVMLAVPFSAIGAFWLLWALGYNMSIAVWVGLIALMGLDAETGVFMLLFLDLSHDEAKQEGRLKTTGDLVEAIIHGAVKRVRPKAMTVFAAFMGLLPIMWSTGTGADVMKRIAAPMVGGLATSFLLELLVYPSIYYLWKRKEVVEGPVTPETSPTLIPDPV; encoded by the coding sequence ATGAGCGGAAACGTCGCCTACGATCCCGAACACCCGACCTTCCTCCAGCGGATCATCCGCTTCTCGGCAGAGAACCGCTGGCTGGTGATGGCCGCCTCGGCAGTGCTGCTGGCCATGTCGTTCTGGACCATGCGGAACATTCCCTTGGACGCCCTACCGGACCTCAGCGATACGCAGGTCATCGTTTACAGCAAGTGGGATCGGAGTCCTGACATCGTCGAGGACCAGGTCACATACCCCATCGTCACGAGCCTCCTGGGGGCTCCCAAAGTGAAGGCCGTCCGAGCCCTATCGGACTTCGGCTTCTCCTATGTCTACGTGATCTTCGAGGACGGCACGGACATCTACTGGGCTCGATCGCGCACCTTGGAATACCTCAGCAAGATCACCTCAAGCCTACCTCCCGGTGTGCAGACCTCCATTGGGCCAGACGCCACTTCCGTGGGCTGGATCTACCAGTACGCCTTGGTGGATCACAGTGGCAAGCACAGCACGGATGAGCTGCGCTCGCTCCAGGATTGGTTCCTGCGCTACTCCGTCCAAAGCACACCTGGCGTGGCGGAGGTGGCCACCGTGGGTGGCCAGGCCCGGCAGTTCCAGGTGCAGGTCGACCCCAATAAGCTCGCAGCCTACAAGATCCCCATCGAGAGCGTCATCGGGGCGGTGAAGGGCGCCAATGCGGAAGTCGGTGGCCGTCTCGTGGAATACAGCGGCCGAGAGTATATGGTCCGTGGACGCGGCTACGTGAAGACCACCAAGGATCTTGAACAGGCAGTGCTCAAGGCCGAGAACGGCACCCCCGTCCGCCTGAGCGAAGTGGCCACCGTGAGCCTCGGCCCTGAAATGCGGCGTGGCATTACAGATCTGGACGGACACGGCGACGTAGTGGGCGGCATCGTGGTCATGCGTCAGGGCGAGAATGCCCTGAATGTCATCGAGCGGGTGAAAACGAAGCTGGGGGAACTGAAAAAGGGCCTCCCGGAAGGGGTGGAGATCGTTCCGGTCTATGACCGTTCCGAGCTGATCAACCACGCCATCAAGACCGTGAAGCACAAGCTCATCGAGGAGATGATCGTCGTCTCGATCATCATCCTCATCTTCCTATGGCATGTGCCCTCGGCCCTGGTGCCCATCATCACCATTCCAGTGAGCGTAGCGCTGGCCTTCATTCCGATGTACGCCATTGGCCAGAACGCCAATCTGATGAGCCTCGCCGGCATCGCCATCTCCATTGGCGTACTGGTGGACGGCGCCATCGTGGAGGTGGAGAACGCTTACAAGAAGATCGAGAAATGGATCGAGGCCGGAAAACCAGGGAGCTTCTACGAGGTCCGACTCGCCGCCCTCATGGAAGTGGGGCCCTCAGTGTTCTTCTCGCTCCTGGTGGTGGCAGTGAGCTTCATGCCCATCTTCACCTTGCTGGACCAGGAAGGCCGGCTCTTCAAGCCGCTGGCCTACTCCAAGAACCTGGCCATGGCCATCGCGGCCCTCCTGGCCCTGACGCTGGATCCGGCCATGCGCATGATGTTCGCCCGGGTGGAGCCCTTCCGGTTCAAGCCCAAGTGGCTGGCCTGGACCTTTACTCAGGTGGCCGTCGGCAAGTACTACGCCGAGGAGAAGCACCCCATTAGCGTATTCCTGCATCGGATCTACGAGGGACCCTGCCGCTTCGTGGTGAAACACGCCAAGGCAACCATCGCGGTGGCGGTGCTGCTGGTGCTGGGCACCATCCCTGCCTTCATGGGCCTGGGCAGCGAGTTCATGCCCCCCCTCAACGAAGGCACGCTGCTCTATATGCCTTCCACCCTGCCGGGCCTGAGCCAGACCGAGGCCCAGCGCATTCTCCAGGTGCAGGACCGCCTGATCCGCACCGTGCCCGAGGTGGAGCGCGTCTTCGGCAAGGCGGGCCGCGCCGACACGGCCACGGACCCGGCGCCCTTTTCCATGATGGAGACAGTCATCATCCTGAAGCCCGAAGAGCAGTGGCGAGAGAAACCCCGCTGGTTCAGCTCTTGGGCACCGAATTTCATGAAAGCCGTCCTTCGACCCATCTGGCGGGACCGGATCACCCAGGAAGATATCGTTGCGGAGCTCGACCGCGTGGTGAAGCTCCCGGCTATTCCCAATGCCTGGACCATGCCCATCAAGGCTCGTCTCGACATGCTCAGCACGGGCATCCGCACCCCCGTGGGCCTCAAGATCAACGGCGCTGATCTGGGGACCATCCAGAAGGTTGCGGTGGACGCAGAGCGAATCCTCGCCGGCGTTCCCGGCACCCGTAGCGCCTTCGCGGAACGCACGGCCCAGGGCTACTTCCTGGACTTCGTGTTGAAGCGGGACCAGCTGGCCCGTTACGGGCTCAGCGTGGAGCAGGCCAACATGCTGGTGATGACTGCCATCGGCGGCGACAACCAGAGCACTGTCTACGACGGTCGGGCCAGGTACCCTGTGAATGTTCGCTATGCCCGCGACTACCGGGAAAGCCCCGACGCCCTGAAACGCGTGCTTATCCCCGCGCCCAACGGCGCCATGATCCCTATGGAAGAAATTGCTGAACTGAAGTGGGCCAATGGGCCCGCCATGATCCGCGACGAAAACGGCCAGATGAACGGCTATGTGCTGGTGGACTTTGACACTTCGAAGTTCGATGTGGGCACCTATGTTCAGCACGCCAAGGCGGCCGTGGAGAAGGACCTCAAGCTACCCGCCGGCTACAGCCTCACCTGGTCGGGTCAGTACGAGAACATGATCCGCGTGAAGGAACGGCTGAAGGTCATCCTGCCCATTACTCTGGTGCTCATCTTCGGCCTGCTCTACGCCAACACCAAGAGCGCCTTCAAGGCCTCCGTGGTGATGCTGGCGGTACCCTTCAGCGCCATCGGCGCCTTCTGGCTGCTCTGGGCCCTGGGCTACAACATGAGCATCGCCGTGTGGGTAGGCCTCATCGCCCTCATGGGCCTGGACGCCGAGACCGGCGTATTCATGTTGCTCTTCCTCGACCTCAGTCACGACGAAGCGAAGCAGGAGGGTCGCCTGAAGACCACGGGCGACCTGGTGGAGGCCATCATCCACGGTGCGGTGAAGCGCGTGCGGCCCAAGGCCATGACGGTGTTCGCGGCCTTCATGGGCCTGCTCCCCATCATGTGGAGCACGGGCACGGGCGCCGATGTGATGAAGCGCATCGCCGCGCCCATGGTGGGAGGCCTCGCCACCAGCTTCCTGCTGGAGCTGCTGGTCTATCCCTCGATCTACTACTTGTGGAAGAGAAAGGAAGTCGTGGAAGGGCCTGTCACTCCAGAAACCAGCCCAACGCTTATACCGGATCCTGTCTGA
- a CDS encoding HAMP domain-containing sensor histidine kinase, with translation MPFLGLLVWSVMLIQATQQASKAFAHCSTWTLETARHLGVIEDVHEKATRLPYAAHPDVEAAALDAALDRLAESRRELGRNTLGEPDRYLTAVDKTLSDYLVQVQVVRKLAVEGPPIPSGPGKATLQLEALAAHAHLDHQHQTVLGSVQTLARYHKDMLALAIQSSQRNAGRLSMFAGVSLAIALGFGVAGGLALYQRHRSDLLARFSRTLVDTIPDGVVAWGSTGEVETLNPSMSELLGMPCLRHQNGLNIHLLLSQENLRRLEESTSGEIVRLNLFHATGALRAADVRVARIEHPNGPTHLAVMRDVSQQVEQDRRLLESQWQVQAGRRVTSIAKDLEYAMHPMLLAQDMLKPEEGASEARLEAWNTLHRTSEHAALLLRQFNRAVVGVEEAPDIRVFDLQVCLLELIESFHVDRGTMAGIEVDLLQGPSLVRGPVNLVRLSLELVIQRALDASAGQSPVRITSEQESEAIVIQISDRGYATSDKELRRIFDPVYWVPGSPLGDAFGLFNVAETLRNMGGEAAAIRTDLGWTVFTLRVPLEELP, from the coding sequence ATGCCTTTCCTGGGGCTCCTGGTCTGGTCGGTGATGCTGATCCAGGCCACACAGCAAGCTTCCAAAGCCTTTGCTCATTGCAGCACATGGACCCTTGAGACTGCGAGGCACCTCGGCGTCATCGAGGATGTGCATGAAAAAGCCACGCGACTCCCCTACGCCGCCCACCCGGATGTCGAGGCCGCCGCGCTCGATGCGGCCCTGGACCGGCTGGCCGAGTCGCGTCGAGAACTGGGCCGAAACACCTTGGGAGAACCGGATCGGTACCTGACTGCAGTGGACAAAACCTTGTCGGACTACCTGGTGCAGGTTCAGGTAGTGCGTAAGCTCGCCGTCGAGGGGCCCCCCATCCCCAGTGGACCGGGGAAGGCAACCCTCCAGCTAGAGGCCCTGGCGGCTCATGCCCATCTAGACCATCAGCACCAGACAGTCCTCGGAAGCGTTCAGACCCTGGCCCGCTACCACAAGGACATGCTGGCGCTTGCGATCCAATCGAGCCAGCGGAACGCCGGACGACTCTCGATGTTCGCCGGGGTGTCGCTCGCCATCGCCCTTGGATTCGGTGTGGCGGGGGGCCTGGCCCTCTACCAGAGGCATCGCAGCGACCTTCTGGCCCGGTTCTCCAGAACCCTCGTGGATACCATCCCCGACGGCGTTGTGGCCTGGGGCTCCACGGGAGAGGTAGAGACGCTGAATCCGAGCATGTCCGAGCTTCTTGGCATGCCCTGCCTGCGCCACCAGAATGGCTTGAACATCCACCTCCTGCTCTCCCAGGAGAATTTGAGGCGCCTGGAGGAATCCACCTCCGGAGAGATTGTTCGCCTCAATCTGTTCCACGCCACGGGCGCCTTGCGCGCCGCGGATGTCCGAGTTGCGAGGATCGAACACCCCAACGGTCCGACCCACCTTGCCGTGATGCGTGATGTCTCCCAGCAGGTCGAGCAGGACCGGCGCCTCCTGGAATCGCAATGGCAGGTCCAGGCTGGGCGAAGGGTCACTTCCATCGCGAAGGACCTGGAATACGCCATGCATCCCATGCTGCTGGCCCAGGACATGCTCAAGCCGGAGGAAGGTGCAAGCGAGGCGCGCCTGGAGGCCTGGAACACCCTGCATCGAACATCCGAACACGCGGCCCTCCTTCTTCGGCAATTCAATCGGGCCGTGGTTGGAGTTGAGGAGGCACCGGACATCCGGGTCTTCGACCTCCAGGTCTGCCTCCTCGAACTCATCGAGTCCTTCCATGTGGATCGCGGAACCATGGCCGGAATCGAGGTGGATCTGCTTCAGGGCCCCAGTCTGGTGCGTGGCCCAGTGAACCTGGTCCGCCTGAGTTTGGAGTTGGTGATCCAGCGGGCTCTCGATGCCTCGGCAGGCCAGTCTCCCGTCCGAATCACCAGCGAGCAGGAGTCCGAAGCCATCGTGATTCAGATCTCAGATCGAGGGTATGCCACCTCGGACAAGGAGCTTCGACGGATCTTCGACCCGGTGTACTGGGTGCCGGGGAGTCCTCTCGGTGATGCCTTCGGGCTCTTCAATGTGGCGGAAACGCTTCGGAACATGGGCGGCGAAGCCGCGGCCATCAGGACGGACCTGGGGTGGACAGTCTTCACGCTCAGGGTGCCTCTGGAGGAGTTGCCATGA
- a CDS encoding DUF2318 domain-containing protein has protein sequence MSEHKNKKAQFAQPHKKKRLPIILGAALGLIALALIGWNALSGGSTGRYPVVKASQGQILLPAAEVSDGSAHFFTYQTAGTDVNFFVVKSTDGQVRAAIDTCVQCYRGRMGYRQLGEFMVCNKCNQKFHTSQINEIKGGCNPVPLGRVLAGTNLAISEADLIQGAAYFRINP, from the coding sequence ATGTCCGAGCACAAGAACAAAAAGGCGCAGTTCGCCCAGCCCCATAAGAAAAAGCGCCTTCCGATCATTCTGGGGGCCGCTCTGGGCTTGATCGCCCTGGCCCTCATCGGGTGGAACGCCCTTTCGGGCGGGAGTACCGGCCGATACCCGGTGGTGAAGGCCTCCCAGGGGCAGATCCTGCTTCCCGCCGCCGAGGTCTCGGATGGGAGCGCCCACTTCTTCACCTACCAGACCGCTGGCACCGATGTGAATTTCTTCGTGGTGAAGAGCACCGACGGCCAGGTCCGAGCCGCCATCGACACCTGCGTGCAGTGCTATCGCGGTCGGATGGGGTATCGCCAACTCGGGGAGTTCATGGTTTGCAACAAGTGCAACCAGAAGTTCCACACCAGCCAGATCAACGAGATCAAGGGTGGTTGCAACCCCGTACCCCTCGGCCGAGTCCTCGCCGGAACCAACCTGGCCATTTCCGAAGCGGACCTGATCCAGGGCGCCGCCTACTTCCGAATCAATCCATAG
- a CDS encoding ABC transporter permease, protein MNLRTIALNNLRRRKSRMAFLVTGLLIGVATVVTLLSLTQSLTMEAEHKLENFGANILITPKSDDLSLSYGGIVLGGLSLDPKEIREADLLHLKEIPNSRNIAAVAPKVLGAVSVGSSRVMLMGVEPKAEFHVKGWWSLEGRRLAEANELVAGSRAAQRLSLKPGSTVVLDGQAFQVTGTLKETGSQDDDLLISTLATAQRLLRKEGTLSLVEVAALCGDCPVSDMVDQISTALPDAKVSALQQVVKTRLHALDQFRAFSFAVAVVVLLIGALVVFVTMMGSVNERTREIGIFRALGFRRSHVVGLILMEAVGVSFLAGILGFLSGMGATRLLLPWLAQSHPHLVWSPALAGGSVLLAIAVGAAASYYPALHASRMDPTEALRSI, encoded by the coding sequence ATGAACCTTCGCACCATCGCGTTGAACAACCTGCGCCGGCGAAAGTCGCGCATGGCCTTCCTAGTGACCGGACTGCTCATCGGTGTCGCCACGGTGGTTACACTCCTGTCGCTGACCCAATCCCTGACCATGGAGGCGGAACACAAGCTCGAGAATTTCGGCGCGAACATCCTGATCACTCCCAAGAGCGATGATCTCTCCCTGTCCTACGGGGGCATCGTTCTGGGTGGGCTGTCGCTGGATCCCAAGGAGATTCGCGAAGCAGACCTCCTTCACCTCAAGGAGATCCCCAACAGCCGCAACATCGCTGCGGTAGCCCCGAAGGTGCTCGGCGCGGTGTCGGTGGGATCCTCGCGGGTGATGCTGATGGGCGTCGAGCCCAAGGCCGAATTCCATGTCAAGGGCTGGTGGAGCCTGGAGGGCCGGCGCCTGGCGGAAGCGAACGAACTGGTGGCCGGCAGCCGTGCGGCCCAACGGCTCTCGTTGAAACCAGGATCCACGGTCGTTCTGGATGGGCAGGCCTTCCAGGTCACGGGAACTCTCAAGGAAACGGGCTCCCAGGACGACGACCTGCTTATCTCGACCCTGGCCACGGCCCAGCGGCTTCTTCGCAAAGAGGGGACCCTCTCGCTGGTGGAGGTGGCGGCGCTCTGCGGCGATTGCCCGGTGTCCGATATGGTCGACCAGATCTCCACCGCGCTTCCGGATGCGAAGGTCAGCGCCCTCCAGCAGGTCGTCAAGACGCGCCTGCACGCCCTCGACCAGTTCCGTGCCTTCTCCTTCGCCGTGGCAGTGGTGGTCCTCCTCATCGGGGCCTTGGTGGTCTTCGTGACCATGATGGGATCCGTAAATGAACGGACGCGGGAGATCGGTATCTTCCGCGCGCTGGGATTCCGGCGCAGCCATGTGGTCGGCCTGATCCTCATGGAAGCCGTCGGCGTCAGCTTTCTGGCCGGCATCCTCGGATTCCTGTCGGGGATGGGCGCGACTCGCCTGCTGCTCCCCTGGCTGGCCCAGAGCCACCCACACCTGGTGTGGAGCCCGGCCCTGGCTGGAGGCTCCGTGCTCCTGGCCATCGCGGTCGGGGCGGCTGCTTCCTACTACCCGGCCCTGCACGCGAGCCGGATGGATCCAACCGAGGCGCTCCGCTCGATCTGA
- a CDS encoding ABC transporter ATP-binding protein, with translation MAFIDIKELRKAYSGVSEHQVEALKGIDLEVAEGTFLGVMGQSGSGKSTFLSLLGGLCHPTSGSVQVDGIDLFRLGTERLADFRREYLGFVFQSFNLVPYLTALENVMLPLAVKRMPASEKRAQAIRVLERVGLAHRGGHLPSQLSGGEQERVAIARALVNRPPLLLADEPTGSLDTATSAEIMALLKELHRDGQTIVMVTHNAENQAYFDRVLVLRDGLVDFGKLETVAH, from the coding sequence ATGGCATTCATCGACATCAAGGAGCTGAGAAAGGCCTATTCAGGCGTCTCCGAACATCAGGTCGAGGCCCTCAAGGGCATCGATCTGGAAGTGGCCGAAGGCACCTTTCTAGGCGTCATGGGACAGTCCGGATCAGGCAAGAGCACTTTCCTTTCGTTGCTGGGCGGCCTCTGCCATCCCACCTCGGGCAGCGTCCAAGTCGACGGCATTGACCTGTTCCGCCTCGGGACCGAGCGGTTGGCGGATTTCAGGCGAGAGTATCTCGGCTTCGTGTTCCAGAGCTTCAACCTCGTCCCCTACTTGACGGCTCTGGAGAATGTGATGCTTCCCCTGGCGGTCAAGCGCATGCCCGCCTCGGAGAAGCGCGCCCAGGCCATACGGGTATTGGAGCGGGTGGGCCTGGCCCATCGAGGCGGGCACCTCCCCAGCCAGCTCTCCGGAGGTGAACAGGAGCGCGTGGCCATCGCCCGGGCCCTCGTCAACCGCCCCCCCCTGCTCCTGGCCGATGAACCGACCGGGAGCCTGGACACAGCCACCTCCGCCGAGATCATGGCCCTGCTCAAGGAACTGCATCGCGATGGGCAGACCATCGTGATGGTCACCCACAATGCCGAGAATCAAGCCTATTTCGACCGAGTGTTGGTGCTACGAGATGGCCTGGTCGATTTTGGGAAGCTCGAAACTGTGGCCCATTGA
- a CDS encoding porin → MKSKYLSVVPAALACSMLAAQSGPTLYGVADLSVESVKAEGATAPGSDISSRTRLNANSSLLGIKGKVAMDNGATVIYQFETYIDLGNNEVGSANTPIINNGQTTKVGGLNGPGTGTVFGARRDTFLGLMGSWGTLKAGYLSTPFRATTASFDLAPGATGVATSYNIFGKATDSNTFFFRAPEVEYTTPIWEGLYGTVAYLVNSAKSADGNVDPYGWAASVNYKIQAFRIALVHTNLKDVGFGGAVSESNKSDAGFVSYTFPTDTTLTGMFQQYRGTITTGTPTAPVDRDIKQKSFYFGIKQVWGRHEIFGVYASAPDREGSYLSTQDSGATQVSLRYAYNMFKNTQAYAVYSRISNDANVAYNFDVGGIGNASSGAKVALGSDPTSIGIGLRHTF, encoded by the coding sequence ATGAAATCCAAATATCTTTCAGTGGTCCCAGCCGCCCTCGCTTGCAGCATGCTGGCTGCCCAATCCGGGCCCACCCTCTACGGGGTGGCTGACCTGTCCGTAGAATCCGTCAAGGCCGAAGGCGCCACGGCTCCCGGAAGCGACATCTCAAGCCGCACCCGCCTGAACGCCAACAGCTCCCTGCTCGGCATCAAGGGCAAGGTCGCCATGGACAACGGCGCCACGGTCATCTACCAGTTTGAAACTTACATCGACCTTGGGAACAACGAAGTCGGCTCGGCGAACACGCCGATCATCAACAACGGACAAACCACGAAGGTGGGTGGCCTAAACGGACCGGGAACGGGCACCGTGTTCGGCGCTCGCAGGGACACCTTCCTAGGTCTGATGGGCAGCTGGGGAACGCTGAAGGCCGGCTACCTCTCCACCCCCTTCCGCGCCACCACCGCGAGCTTCGACCTGGCGCCCGGAGCCACGGGTGTGGCGACTTCCTACAACATCTTCGGTAAAGCCACAGACAGCAACACCTTCTTCTTCCGCGCGCCCGAGGTGGAATACACGACTCCCATCTGGGAAGGGCTCTATGGAACCGTTGCCTACCTGGTGAATTCGGCCAAGAGTGCGGACGGGAATGTGGATCCTTATGGCTGGGCGGCTTCGGTCAACTACAAGATCCAGGCGTTTCGGATCGCCTTGGTCCACACGAATTTAAAGGATGTGGGATTCGGCGGTGCCGTCAGCGAGTCCAACAAGTCCGACGCGGGCTTTGTTTCCTACACCTTCCCCACCGACACCACCCTGACCGGCATGTTCCAGCAGTACCGGGGCACGATCACCACGGGCACTCCAACCGCCCCTGTGGACAGGGACATCAAGCAGAAATCCTTCTACTTCGGAATCAAGCAGGTGTGGGGACGCCACGAGATCTTCGGTGTCTACGCTTCCGCTCCGGACCGCGAAGGCTCCTACCTGTCCACCCAGGATTCAGGCGCTACCCAGGTTTCATTGAGGTACGCCTACAACATGTTCAAGAACACCCAGGCCTACGCGGTCTACTCGCGGATCTCCAACGACGCGAATGTGGCCTACAACTTTGATGTGGGCGGCATCGGAAACGCCTCCTCAGGCGCGAAGGTCGCCCTCGGCTCGGACCCGACCTCTATCGGAATCGGCCTCCGGCACACATTCTGA
- a CDS encoding sigma-70 family RNA polymerase sigma factor: MSHSKPDPVLSTLLGAREQFVRFLTARTRDRAEAEDLVQASLLKVIQTSAKPDIAESAVAWFYQVLRNALADHHRASQSRLRATERHARDLVEAEEPELERVACQCIQALLPTLKPAEAEALEAIDLGGRTPAEAAALLGVTPNAMSVRLHRARRALREKVERTCRTCAAHGCLDCRCRPAQAKPKNL, encoded by the coding sequence ATGTCCCATTCCAAGCCAGACCCTGTGCTATCGACCCTCCTGGGCGCCCGGGAGCAGTTCGTCCGCTTCCTGACCGCGCGGACCCGTGATCGGGCCGAGGCGGAGGATCTCGTCCAGGCCTCCCTCCTGAAAGTCATCCAGACCTCCGCCAAGCCAGACATTGCCGAGAGCGCGGTAGCCTGGTTCTATCAGGTGCTTCGGAACGCCCTGGCAGACCACCACCGGGCCAGCCAGTCCCGACTCCGCGCCACGGAACGGCACGCCCGCGACCTGGTGGAGGCCGAGGAGCCGGAACTGGAAAGGGTGGCCTGCCAGTGCATCCAGGCGCTGCTCCCCACCCTGAAGCCGGCCGAAGCCGAGGCGCTCGAAGCCATTGACCTGGGCGGCCGGACGCCCGCGGAAGCCGCAGCCCTCCTGGGTGTCACCCCGAACGCGATGTCGGTGCGTCTGCATCGGGCCCGGAGGGCCCTCCGGGAGAAGGTGGAGCGGACCTGCCGGACCTGTGCGGCCCATGGGTGCCTCGACTGCCGATGCCGGCCGGCCCAGGCGAAACCAAAAAACCTGTAA
- a CDS encoding heavy metal-associated domain-containing protein, whose amino-acid sequence MSSSITLSVPTMTCGHCVSTIRKALLGLGLAEARIDLKAKEVRIAAPASAVPGVLAALSAEGYPATTL is encoded by the coding sequence ATGTCCAGCTCCATCACCCTAAGCGTCCCCACCATGACCTGTGGGCACTGCGTTTCGACCATCCGGAAAGCCCTCCTGGGGCTGGGGCTTGCCGAAGCCAGAATCGACCTGAAAGCCAAGGAAGTCCGCATCGCAGCTCCGGCCAGCGCGGTACCCGGCGTCCTCGCCGCCCTGTCGGCCGAAGGCTATCCCGCCACCACCCTTTGA